In Columba livia isolate bColLiv1 breed racing homer chromosome Z, bColLiv1.pat.W.v2, whole genome shotgun sequence, one DNA window encodes the following:
- the SLC46A2 gene encoding solute carrier family 46 member 2, which produces MVGVTVMRTWIEPVVASSQVASAFYDTALLLVVKNYYNQTNATISSHALEDAQQKAVSNFYIIYNLVLGLSPLVSAYSLSKLGDRMHRKIPICIPLLGYLGSKTLLLLLILLDWPIEVMYGAAAFNGLTGGFTTFWAGVMALGSLRSSESRRSLRLIIIELVYGLAGFLGSMASGYLFVGFSDRYREGTVLVSCSIACYAFCLFYSIFVLTVPKSAASCTDKGKSAKEVDSQVPAHTEGAAAGGSSQPSDCSSSTPVSPSKLTIIMLFVAAILYDLAVVGAMNVLPLFLLREPLSWNAVQIGHGNAAGYVIFITSFLGVFVFSRCLRDITMIMIGVASFSAGILIMAFVRWTFLFYIARAVMLFALIPLPTIRSMLSKHVEGSSYGKVFVLLQLSLVITGAVTSTVYNKIYQNTLDWYSSFCFILSFLVGCLSLLPLSIVAIKQRSTTGSLQILTK; this is translated from the exons ATGGTGGGGGTGACAGTGATGAGGACATGGATTGAGCCGGTGGTCGCCagttcccaagtggccagcgcCTTCTACGACACGgcgctgctgctggtggtgaaGAACTACTACAACCAGACCAATGCCACCATTTCCTCCCATGCACTGGAAGATGCTCAGCAGAAGGCTGTCTCTAATTTTTATATCATCTACAACCTAGTCCTGGGACTGAGCCCGCTGGTGTCAGCCTACAGCTTGTCCAAGCTGGGGGACAGGATGCATCGGAAGATCCCCATCTGCATCCCTCTTCTTGGCTACTTGGGCTCCAAAactctcctgctcctcctgatCCTGCTGGACTGGCCAATTGAGGTGATGTATGGGGCTGCTGCCTTCAATGGGCTGACAGGTGGCTTCACCACATTCTGGGCAGGTGTCATGGCTCTGGGATCCCTGAGGTCCTCTGAGAGCAGGAGGTCTCTGCGGCTCATCATCATTGAGCTGGTGTATGGCCTTGCTGGCTTTCTGGGAAGCATGGCATCTGGCTACCTCTTTGTTGGCTTCAGTGACCGCTATCGAGAAGGCACTGTGCTGGTGAGCTGCAGCATCGCTTGCTatgctttctgcctcttctaCAGCATTTTTGTCCTGACAGTCCCCAAGTCAGCAGCTTCCTGCACAGACAAAGGAAAGAGTGCAAAGGAGGTGGACAGCCAAGTACCAGCCCACacagaaggagcagcagcaggaggcagctcCCAACCTTCAGATTGCAGCAGCTCCACTCCAGTATCCCCCTCGAAACTTACCATCATCATGCTCTTTGTGGCAGCAATCCTCTATGACCTTGCCGTGGTTGGTGCAATGAACGTGCTCCCACTCTTCCTGCTCAGGGAGCCTTTAAGTTGGAACGCTGTGCAGATTGGCCATGGCAATGCTGCAGGGTATGTGATCTTCATCACCAGCTTCCTAGGGGTATTTGTGTTCTCCAGATGCCTGAGGGACATTACCATGATCATGATTGGAGTGGCATCCTTCAGCGCCGGCATCCTCATCATGGCCTTTGTGCGGTGGACGTTCCTGTTCTACATCG CACGGGCAGTGATGCTCTTTGCCCTCATCCCCTTACCAACCATCAGGTCCATGTTATCCAAGCATGTCGAAGGATCATCCTACG GTAAGGTGTTTGTCCTGCTGCAGTTGTCTTTAGTCATCACAGGAGCAGTGACATCTACGGTCTACAACAAGATCTATCAAAACACACTGGACTGGTACAGCAGCTTCTGTTTCATCTTGTCTTTTCTAGTTGGCTGCCTGAGTCTCCTCCCTTTAAG CATTGTGGCCATCAAACAACGTTCAACCACTGGCTCTCTTCAGATCCTGACCAAGTGA